In Coregonus clupeaformis isolate EN_2021a chromosome 15, ASM2061545v1, whole genome shotgun sequence, one genomic interval encodes:
- the LOC121583251 gene encoding uncharacterized protein LOC121583251 isoform X2: MGQTLSDPVPLVSPREQPKETHKHKNKPKEKSIPPALTFLQLFTLLSCVRMKKTPFDPSQSGEGRKATTIHDTNNNNDSDTGDVKSIKDKSKGKVRKEKVWIEVQKSQDHKRRTTPETEKDIKQRSNSVSPVEKAKETQQKEKKQSIYPAVAALQLFTLFCCGGKVKLKKTRPSQHRQSKKDQDEDNASDTGSDWSGGDVTTKKVKDKSNGKVGREKDWTEVQLLKSSQDHEPRSTTPETDKGTNLGQRPNSANQRTPRQVKTHVEKIYISPDSPTLPRTHSSLSQFSLARNLAILPLEWQLPGVPLTTSSMATRTERKPSTTNTSTQAQTETQTTDMNTDTQTTATSQRQISMVTTQSSETMTEVHTSDLSTQNSTPDMALTPESTKDMIATDEDVKDDSAEDLISTLTDTSMEKSVSETSLKALIAEDEEDNNEMKDMAASASPATDNANEDAKLLELLYYYYYYYFMTTC; this comes from the exons ATGGGTCAGACACTTAGTGACcctgtccctctggtctcccctaGGGAGCAACCAAAGGAGACCcataaacataaaaataaacCCAAGGAGAAGAGCATCCCTCCAGCCCTGACCTTTCTTCAGCTGTTTACACTGCTGAGCTGCGTCAGGATGAAGAAGACACCATTTGATCCCTCCCAGAGTGGTgaggggagaaaggcaacaaCGATACACGATACGAACAACAATAATGACTCTGATACTG GTGATGTGAAAAGCATCAAGGACAAGAGTAAAGGAAAGGTTCGGAAAGAGAAAGTTTGGATTGAAGTTCAGAAATCTCAGGACCACAAACGCAGAACGACACCGGAAACAGAAAAAGACATTAAACAAAGATCTAACTCG GTCTCCCCTGTGGAGAAAGCAAAGGAGACCCAGCAGAAAGAGAAGAAGCAGAGCATCTATCCAGCTGTGGCGGCCCTGCAGCTGTTCACTCTCTTCTGCTGTGGAGGGAAAGTCAAGCTGAAGAAAACTCGTCCCTCTCAGCACAGACAGAGTAAAAAGGACCAGGACGAAGATAATGCATCTGATACTG GCTCAGACTGGTCTGGAGGAGATGTTACAACCAAAAAGGTCAAGGACAAGAGTAATGGAAaggtagggagggagaaagaCTGGACTGAAGTCCAGCTATTGAAATCATCTCAAGACCACGAACCCAGAAGTACAACACCAGAAACAGACAAGGGAACTAATTTGGGACAAAGACCGAACTCT GCAAATCAAAGGACACCCCGGCAAGTGAAGACCCATGTGGAGAAAATTTACATAAGTCCTGACTCTCCGACTCTACCACGTACCCAC AGCTCCCTCTCCCAGTTCTCCCTGGCTAGGAACCTGGCCATCCTCCCACTGGAGTGGCAGCTACCTGGAGTCCCTCTGACCACCTCGTCTATGGCAACTAGGACAGAGAGAAAGCCATCCACTACCAACACTTCGACACAGGcgcagacagaaacacagacaacagatatgaacacagacacacagaccactgCCACCTCTCAGAGACAGATCTCCATGGTGACCACCCAGTCATCAGAGACCATGACAGAGGTTCACACATCAGACTTAAGCACCCAGAACTCCACTCCTGACATGGCACTGACCCCTGAGAGCACTAAGGACATGATCGCTACTGATGAGGATGTGAAGGATGACTCTGCTGAAGATTTGATCTCCACCCTAACAGACACCTCTATGGAGAAATCCGTCAGTGAGACCAGCCTGAAAGCCCTCATCGCTGAGGATGAGGAAGATAACAATGAGATGAAGGATATGGCTGCCTCCGCTAGCCCTGCTACTGATAATGCCAATGAGGATGCAAAGCTACTGGAgctactttattattattattattattactttatgACTACATGTTGA
- the LOC121583251 gene encoding uncharacterized protein LOC121583251 isoform X3: MGQTLSDPVPLVSPREQPKETHKHKNKPKEKSIPPALTFLQLFTLLSCVRMKKTPFDPSQSGEGRKATTIHDTNNNNDSDTGSDYSAGDVKSIKDKSKGKVRKEKVWIEVQKSQDHKRRTTPETEKDIKQRSNSETQQKEKKQSIYPAVAALQLFTLFCCGGKVKLKKTRPSQHRQSKKDQDEDNASDTGSDWSGGDVTTKKVKDKSNGKVGREKDWTEVQLLKSSQDHEPRSTTPETDKGTNLGQRPNSANQRTPRQVKTHVEKIYISPDSPTLPRTHSSLSQFSLARNLAILPLEWQLPGVPLTTSSMATRTERKPSTTNTSTQAQTETQTTDMNTDTQTTATSQRQISMVTTQSSETMTEVHTSDLSTQNSTPDMALTPESTKDMIATDEDVKDDSAEDLISTLTDTSMEKSVSETSLKALIAEDEEDNNEMKDMAASASPATDNANEDAKLLELLYYYYYYYFMTTC; the protein is encoded by the exons ATGGGTCAGACACTTAGTGACcctgtccctctggtctcccctaGGGAGCAACCAAAGGAGACCcataaacataaaaataaacCCAAGGAGAAGAGCATCCCTCCAGCCCTGACCTTTCTTCAGCTGTTTACACTGCTGAGCTGCGTCAGGATGAAGAAGACACCATTTGATCCCTCCCAGAGTGGTgaggggagaaaggcaacaaCGATACACGATACGAACAACAATAATGACTCTGATACTG GCTCTGACTATTCTGCAGGTGATGTGAAAAGCATCAAGGACAAGAGTAAAGGAAAGGTTCGGAAAGAGAAAGTTTGGATTGAAGTTCAGAAATCTCAGGACCACAAACGCAGAACGACACCGGAAACAGAAAAAGACATTAAACAAAGATCTAACTCG GAGACCCAGCAGAAAGAGAAGAAGCAGAGCATCTATCCAGCTGTGGCGGCCCTGCAGCTGTTCACTCTCTTCTGCTGTGGAGGGAAAGTCAAGCTGAAGAAAACTCGTCCCTCTCAGCACAGACAGAGTAAAAAGGACCAGGACGAAGATAATGCATCTGATACTG GCTCAGACTGGTCTGGAGGAGATGTTACAACCAAAAAGGTCAAGGACAAGAGTAATGGAAaggtagggagggagaaagaCTGGACTGAAGTCCAGCTATTGAAATCATCTCAAGACCACGAACCCAGAAGTACAACACCAGAAACAGACAAGGGAACTAATTTGGGACAAAGACCGAACTCT GCAAATCAAAGGACACCCCGGCAAGTGAAGACCCATGTGGAGAAAATTTACATAAGTCCTGACTCTCCGACTCTACCACGTACCCAC AGCTCCCTCTCCCAGTTCTCCCTGGCTAGGAACCTGGCCATCCTCCCACTGGAGTGGCAGCTACCTGGAGTCCCTCTGACCACCTCGTCTATGGCAACTAGGACAGAGAGAAAGCCATCCACTACCAACACTTCGACACAGGcgcagacagaaacacagacaacagatatgaacacagacacacagaccactgCCACCTCTCAGAGACAGATCTCCATGGTGACCACCCAGTCATCAGAGACCATGACAGAGGTTCACACATCAGACTTAAGCACCCAGAACTCCACTCCTGACATGGCACTGACCCCTGAGAGCACTAAGGACATGATCGCTACTGATGAGGATGTGAAGGATGACTCTGCTGAAGATTTGATCTCCACCCTAACAGACACCTCTATGGAGAAATCCGTCAGTGAGACCAGCCTGAAAGCCCTCATCGCTGAGGATGAGGAAGATAACAATGAGATGAAGGATATGGCTGCCTCCGCTAGCCCTGCTACTGATAATGCCAATGAGGATGCAAAGCTACTGGAgctactttattattattattattattactttatgACTACATGTTGA
- the LOC121583251 gene encoding uncharacterized protein LOC121583251 isoform X4, with protein MGQTLSDPVPLVSPREQPKETHKHKNKPKEKSIPPALTFLQLFTLLSCVRMKKTPFDPSQSGEGRKATTIHDTNNNNDSDTGSDYSAGDVKSIKDKSKGKVRKEKVWIEVQKSQDHKRRTTPETEKDIKQRSNSVSPVEKAKETQQKEKKQSIYPAVAALQLFTLFCCGGKVKLKKTRPSQHRQSKKDQDEDNASDTGSDWSGGDVTTKKVKDKSNGKANQRTPRQVKTHVEKIYISPDSPTLPRTHSSLSQFSLARNLAILPLEWQLPGVPLTTSSMATRTERKPSTTNTSTQAQTETQTTDMNTDTQTTATSQRQISMVTTQSSETMTEVHTSDLSTQNSTPDMALTPESTKDMIATDEDVKDDSAEDLISTLTDTSMEKSVSETSLKALIAEDEEDNNEMKDMAASASPATDNANEDAKLLELLYYYYYYYFMTTC; from the exons ATGGGTCAGACACTTAGTGACcctgtccctctggtctcccctaGGGAGCAACCAAAGGAGACCcataaacataaaaataaacCCAAGGAGAAGAGCATCCCTCCAGCCCTGACCTTTCTTCAGCTGTTTACACTGCTGAGCTGCGTCAGGATGAAGAAGACACCATTTGATCCCTCCCAGAGTGGTgaggggagaaaggcaacaaCGATACACGATACGAACAACAATAATGACTCTGATACTG GCTCTGACTATTCTGCAGGTGATGTGAAAAGCATCAAGGACAAGAGTAAAGGAAAGGTTCGGAAAGAGAAAGTTTGGATTGAAGTTCAGAAATCTCAGGACCACAAACGCAGAACGACACCGGAAACAGAAAAAGACATTAAACAAAGATCTAACTCG GTCTCCCCTGTGGAGAAAGCAAAGGAGACCCAGCAGAAAGAGAAGAAGCAGAGCATCTATCCAGCTGTGGCGGCCCTGCAGCTGTTCACTCTCTTCTGCTGTGGAGGGAAAGTCAAGCTGAAGAAAACTCGTCCCTCTCAGCACAGACAGAGTAAAAAGGACCAGGACGAAGATAATGCATCTGATACTG GCTCAGACTGGTCTGGAGGAGATGTTACAACCAAAAAGGTCAAGGACAAGAGTAATGGAAag GCAAATCAAAGGACACCCCGGCAAGTGAAGACCCATGTGGAGAAAATTTACATAAGTCCTGACTCTCCGACTCTACCACGTACCCAC AGCTCCCTCTCCCAGTTCTCCCTGGCTAGGAACCTGGCCATCCTCCCACTGGAGTGGCAGCTACCTGGAGTCCCTCTGACCACCTCGTCTATGGCAACTAGGACAGAGAGAAAGCCATCCACTACCAACACTTCGACACAGGcgcagacagaaacacagacaacagatatgaacacagacacacagaccactgCCACCTCTCAGAGACAGATCTCCATGGTGACCACCCAGTCATCAGAGACCATGACAGAGGTTCACACATCAGACTTAAGCACCCAGAACTCCACTCCTGACATGGCACTGACCCCTGAGAGCACTAAGGACATGATCGCTACTGATGAGGATGTGAAGGATGACTCTGCTGAAGATTTGATCTCCACCCTAACAGACACCTCTATGGAGAAATCCGTCAGTGAGACCAGCCTGAAAGCCCTCATCGCTGAGGATGAGGAAGATAACAATGAGATGAAGGATATGGCTGCCTCCGCTAGCCCTGCTACTGATAATGCCAATGAGGATGCAAAGCTACTGGAgctactttattattattattattattactttatgACTACATGTTGA
- the LOC121583251 gene encoding uncharacterized protein LOC121583251 isoform X1: MGQTLSDPVPLVSPREQPKETHKHKNKPKEKSIPPALTFLQLFTLLSCVRMKKTPFDPSQSGEGRKATTIHDTNNNNDSDTGSDYSAGDVKSIKDKSKGKVRKEKVWIEVQKSQDHKRRTTPETEKDIKQRSNSVSPVEKAKETQQKEKKQSIYPAVAALQLFTLFCCGGKVKLKKTRPSQHRQSKKDQDEDNASDTGSDWSGGDVTTKKVKDKSNGKVGREKDWTEVQLLKSSQDHEPRSTTPETDKGTNLGQRPNSANQRTPRQVKTHVEKIYISPDSPTLPRTHSSLSQFSLARNLAILPLEWQLPGVPLTTSSMATRTERKPSTTNTSTQAQTETQTTDMNTDTQTTATSQRQISMVTTQSSETMTEVHTSDLSTQNSTPDMALTPESTKDMIATDEDVKDDSAEDLISTLTDTSMEKSVSETSLKALIAEDEEDNNEMKDMAASASPATDNANEDAKLLELLYYYYYYYFMTTC, from the exons ATGGGTCAGACACTTAGTGACcctgtccctctggtctcccctaGGGAGCAACCAAAGGAGACCcataaacataaaaataaacCCAAGGAGAAGAGCATCCCTCCAGCCCTGACCTTTCTTCAGCTGTTTACACTGCTGAGCTGCGTCAGGATGAAGAAGACACCATTTGATCCCTCCCAGAGTGGTgaggggagaaaggcaacaaCGATACACGATACGAACAACAATAATGACTCTGATACTG GCTCTGACTATTCTGCAGGTGATGTGAAAAGCATCAAGGACAAGAGTAAAGGAAAGGTTCGGAAAGAGAAAGTTTGGATTGAAGTTCAGAAATCTCAGGACCACAAACGCAGAACGACACCGGAAACAGAAAAAGACATTAAACAAAGATCTAACTCG GTCTCCCCTGTGGAGAAAGCAAAGGAGACCCAGCAGAAAGAGAAGAAGCAGAGCATCTATCCAGCTGTGGCGGCCCTGCAGCTGTTCACTCTCTTCTGCTGTGGAGGGAAAGTCAAGCTGAAGAAAACTCGTCCCTCTCAGCACAGACAGAGTAAAAAGGACCAGGACGAAGATAATGCATCTGATACTG GCTCAGACTGGTCTGGAGGAGATGTTACAACCAAAAAGGTCAAGGACAAGAGTAATGGAAaggtagggagggagaaagaCTGGACTGAAGTCCAGCTATTGAAATCATCTCAAGACCACGAACCCAGAAGTACAACACCAGAAACAGACAAGGGAACTAATTTGGGACAAAGACCGAACTCT GCAAATCAAAGGACACCCCGGCAAGTGAAGACCCATGTGGAGAAAATTTACATAAGTCCTGACTCTCCGACTCTACCACGTACCCAC AGCTCCCTCTCCCAGTTCTCCCTGGCTAGGAACCTGGCCATCCTCCCACTGGAGTGGCAGCTACCTGGAGTCCCTCTGACCACCTCGTCTATGGCAACTAGGACAGAGAGAAAGCCATCCACTACCAACACTTCGACACAGGcgcagacagaaacacagacaacagatatgaacacagacacacagaccactgCCACCTCTCAGAGACAGATCTCCATGGTGACCACCCAGTCATCAGAGACCATGACAGAGGTTCACACATCAGACTTAAGCACCCAGAACTCCACTCCTGACATGGCACTGACCCCTGAGAGCACTAAGGACATGATCGCTACTGATGAGGATGTGAAGGATGACTCTGCTGAAGATTTGATCTCCACCCTAACAGACACCTCTATGGAGAAATCCGTCAGTGAGACCAGCCTGAAAGCCCTCATCGCTGAGGATGAGGAAGATAACAATGAGATGAAGGATATGGCTGCCTCCGCTAGCCCTGCTACTGATAATGCCAATGAGGATGCAAAGCTACTGGAgctactttattattattattattattactttatgACTACATGTTGA